TTGAGGAAGAAGAGGCTCGCTTGATGGTTATGAACAAGGGCGTCAATATCGGTGATGTGGCCGCCGCCCTGAACGCCATTGGTGCCACGCCCCGGGATTTGATCGCTATTTTCCAAGCCATCAAGGCAGCTGGGGCATTGCACGCGGAATTAGTGCTGCTGTAGCCAGTCAGGCATACGACGCCGGTGGTGCTCCGGCCGAAGGAGGAATAAATGGGACTTGGCATAGACCCGCGAATTGGGATCAGTCAGCTACGGCAGGCCGATACAAACAGTGCCGAACAACTCAAACAGACCTGCCAGAAGTTTGAAGCCTTTTTCCTTCAGTCCATGTTCAAGTCCATGCGTGCAGCGGTTCCCGAGGGAGGGCTCATCGAGCGCAGCAATGGGCAGCAATGGTTTGAAGAAGCCTTTGACGTGGAAGTGGCTCAATCCGTGTCCACCGGCCGCGGCGTTGGGTTGGCCGAGGCGCTTTATGGGGAAATGGCCGGAGGCCCTGATTCTTCTGGCGACGCCGGGAGCGGTTTTTTGGGGAGTTATTGAGGAATACACAAATTGAGGAGTCGAAGGGTTGAGGTATTGAGGGATTGAAGAATTTAGGAATTCAAGAATTAAAGACATGAAAAATTATTGAATTTGATAAACTTAAAGGGTGAATTGATGCTGCTCGATATGTTTTCACATTCCTTGATTTTTATATAGATTCCGTCTAATGAACACGAGATGCTGTTTATTGTCTTCTGGCTTCCCTCTCCCGTCCACCATCTTTCTTTCTTGGACCGCCAGGCGCCGTCATCAATTTTCAATTAATGTATCTTGTTTCTCACCTCTGCAATTTCCTAATCCTTCGATGCCGAAATTGGTTCCTCACACAAATCTGTGCATAATTTGGGGTTCAGGTAGCCCGCCCATGCAATGGTACAGATTCCGGATGTAGTTCTTGGCCGACCTGAACCCGTATGCTCTGTGACTAATGACTTTAGCCTTATTGTTGAGGCCTTCCACCGAGCCATTGCTGATGGGCATATCGAAATAACTGAGAATATTTTCTTCTTTGCGGCGCAGCATCCAAGCAAAATTTCGCATTGGCTTCAGCCTGGAATGCGTCGCCCACCAGAACCACTTGTCGAGGAAATCTTTGGCTGAAGTCCTGCACTCATACGACCAGAACTGGCGAAATGATTCCTTGAGTAAATACGCCCTGTTGATTTTGAGATTGAGTTTTTCCAGTGCATTCAACCGAGATGCCTGCTTGTCAGTCAGGTTCCACGGGTTCTTGAGCCAGATATATCGGGTGTCTTTAACCAGATCCTTGTGCTTTTGGCCCTTCTCCCGGATCTCGTCTCTACGGACCTGGTCAACGGCTTCATTGAGATGCCGGACAATGTGGAATTTGTCGAAGACCATCGTCGCTTTCGGGGCCTTGTCTTGAATGACCTGGGTATACGGCTCCCACATGTCGCAACAGACCCCTTCAAGCTTATCGATCTTGCTAGGGCCAAGCGAGGTGAAGAAGTTGGTAATTGTTGCCTTTGTCCGTTTTTCCCCGCTCCATACGAGTCTGGAGGTATTCAGGTCGTAGACATTGGTTAGGTATACTTGGCCCTTTTCTCGGGAGATTTCGTCAATCCCAATGTGCGTCAGATTCGAGAGATCTTGATGGGCCAGACCATACTCGACAATCTGGTCAACAGCAGCGGCCACGGTACCCCAGGAGCAACCAAAAAGCTGTGCTACATGTTTCCAGGGCAGTAACCGGGCCCACGAAGCCAGGAAGTGGGCAAAAGCCGTTGTGAACCGATGTTTGCCTGTGCTCCAGGGGAAATACTCCACCTTGACGCCACAATGTCCGCACCGAACTCTGCGGGGGCTGTACCGGAGCCATACAGGGATCCCCCAAAGAGGGACATGGCGAAAATAGCGACTTGTAAGGGTATCCCGATACTTGGCAGCGCTACCGCAGCGGCTGCAAAAGAGCAGATGACGCCGGTCTGGGGCTATATCTACGGTGATCCCGCTCGTATCACCCTGAACCCGACCGACACGAAATCCTTGAATATCCAGCGTCAATTTGGTTAACTGGGACACGAGCATGAGTTCCTCCTGGGTGATAGGTTTGTGTGGTAACTACCTAACTACCCGAGAGGGCTCATGCTTTTCAAGTTTTTGGCCTCAAGTCAGGCACAGATTTGTGTGAGGAACCCCGAAATTCTTTAATTTCGCAATTTTTTAATGCCATAAGCCAGGGTGATGAATATTCGATTTTGATCCCGATTTTGATCCCGATTTTGATTTGTACAAGTTTTCCTTACGGAAGCTACCTCATCCTTCCTGCCAGCTATCGTCCTCGGCCTTCCGTCCTCCGTTTCCCGCCTCGGACCGCAGACGCCGCACCAGCTTCACCAATTGATGTATTTTGTTTCTTCTTTCTTCACTCCCTCCATCCCTGGATCCCGAAATTCCGCAATTTTTCAACACCCCAATTCCCTGTCCCCCGCATTTCTGTATCCCTGAAGCTAAACCCCTAGCCTCGGCAGCCGATACAATATATAAGCCATATCAGTACTGAGGCTTGTCACGGAAGACAACCGCGCCTGACGAGGCGCCGAGAACGCGTTCCAGGAGTAGACCATGACCATCAAAATCGATGGCGACCCGCGCATAACCCAACTTCAGGGGCCTCGAAAGGCCAACCGGATTCAGGAAGTGCCCAAGCCGGAAAAAAGCCAGCCCAGTGACAGTGTCCAACTTTCTGCCGATGTGCAGCAGGCGTCGGAAACGGAGCGCGCCGCGCGTGTCCAAGAGCTTAAGGCGCAAGTAGAAAACGGTACCTACCAGCCGGATATGAACAAGGTGGCGGCCAGTTTGCTGACACACATCGCTAAGGGAGAATAGCACTATGTCGTCGCCGGATTCCCGTCTGTCGCGGCTCCAGCGCGTCATCGACGTGACCCGTGAAGAGCGCGAGGCAGCCAAATCTCTGGACTGGCAAGCCTTGGAGGCCGCCACCCAGATTAAAACCGATTTGCTGGCCACGCTGGAAGATGAAACAGTTCCGCTGACGGATGCAGAGCGTGACGCGGCTGAGATGGTGCGCCTGGAGACCCAGCGCAATGCCTATTTTTTGTCCTTTACTCTGCAATGGGTGCAGGACAGTCTGGATCTCATCCAGGGCAGTCCGGAGCCGCCGGCGTATGGGTATGGCGGGGATGTCATTGAAAGCCGCAGTAGTGGCAGTCTTGTTAACGGGAAGGTGTGAGCATGGCTGGGATCTTAAGTGCGCTCCATTTGGGCCAGACGGGCATGGCAGCCAGTCAAAAGGCGTTGGAGGTCGTTGGTAACAATGTCTCCAACGTGAGCACGGAAGGATACTCGCGACAAACGATCGAATCTTCTGCTTTGCCCACGCTGCAACGCGGCGGTTTGTCGTTTGGTCAAGGGGTGGAGGTATCCAGTATCGAGCGCGAATCGAATATGTTTATTCTGGAGCGCTTGCGTGCGGCTGCTGATCAATTGGGGAATGCCGAGGCCAAAGCCTCCCCACTCACCGACCTTGAGCGGATATTGAGTATTGATGAGGGGGGGCTTTCGGATAGTATTGATGATTTTTTTGGAGCCTGGCAAGACCTTTCCCTGAACCCCGGAGGGGAAACAGAACGGGAAATCGTGTTGCGCAGTGCCGAGGTGCTGCAGACCGAATTCAATCAAAAAATGACCTCTCTTGATAAACTCCGTCAATCCATAGATAGCGAACTCAATACGCAAATAGCGGGCATCAATGCGAAGTTGGGACAGGTAGCAAAGTTGAACGCGACCGTACAGCAAGGTTTGGCCGTGGGCAAAAATCCTAATACAGCCCTGGACCAGCGCGATGTGTTGCTCCAAGAACTCGCCCAACGCCTTGGGGCGACAGCGGTGGAAGGGGATAACGGCGCTGTTTCCGTGCAGTTGGCCGGAGGGCAGACATTGGTGCAGGACACCTCGGCCTTTACGCTGCAAGCCGCAAACAGCGGCGGCGTGGTCCAGGATTTTTCCCTTGAGATTGGCAGCACAACGATCGACTTGTCCCGGGAAGATTTCGGCGGCGGCTTTGGTGGGCTGCTCAATGTGCGTGATGAGGTGGTGACGGGCGTTCAGGATGAGATGGTCAATTTGCGCAGCAGTCTGATCCAGGCCGTAAACGGCCAGCATACGCAAGGAACAGATTTAGATGGAGATACGGGGAATAATTTTTTTGAGCCGGTCACGCATTTTAAGAGTGCGTCTTTTGGGACTAAAACCGCTCCTGCAAACACAACAGGGTCTGATTCGGATGTGAAGGTTGAGTTTAGTGATGGCACGGACAAATCAATAACCATACCAGACGGTACGACCTTCGAGGGTGTTGCTGAAGCTATCAATGACGCCAATGTTGGAGTCAAGGCGACGGTAGCAGGAACGAGCGGTGATTATGAACTGCGAATCGCCTCAACGGACCCGGATACGACGATAACCACGATCACGAATCCATCTAGTAATTTACAATCGCCTCTGCTTTCTTGGACGCAAGATGGGGGCGGTGGTGACAGTGGCCTACAGCTTGCCATTGAGAACACTGGTGACATAGCCGCTGGCGAAAGCGATGCGCCCGGTGACAACCGCAATGCCCAAAAGATGGCCGGTCTGAAAAATGAAAAGATGGTAAACGGCCGCTATACGGCTATTGATTTCTACGGAAAGGTGGCCGCGGACGTGGGTGTTGCGGGGCAACAGAATGATTTCAACCGCTCCAGCTTCCAAAATACTGTTGACCAGCTCGAGGCCCGGCGTCAGGAAATCTCCGGGGTTTCGATCAACGAGTCCATGATTAAGCTCCAGCGGTACCAGAAAGCGTTTCAGGCCTCTGCCCAATATTTGACCACCGCTGATGAAATGATGCAAACCCTGCTCAATATCAAGAGGTAGCCATGCGCGTGACCCTAGCCAGTTCCTTTCAGTTCATGCAAACTGAAATCGGGCGGATCAACGAAAAGACGGCAGATCTGCAAAAGCAGGCAGCCACGGGCAAGAAAATCAATGAGGTTTCGGATGATCCCACCGCAGTCCGCCCAATTCTCAATTATCGGACCCAGATTGAAAGCAGTGACCGTTATACAAGAAATATGGATGCGGCCAAAACCGGATTGAAGAACTACGATTACCAATTGGGAAGGGCCTTTGATTTGCTGGTGCAGGCCAAAGAGCAAACTGTGGCCGCAGGGAACGGGGCATTGCGTGATGAAGATATGGCCACTATGGGCAAGATTGTGGAGGGGCTAAGGGAGGAACTGCTCGGCGTTGCCAATTCCCAGAGTGACGGGCGGTACATTTTTGCCGGGTATGAAGAAGACACCAAGCCGTTTGCGGATGATGGAACGTTTAACGGCGATGACAATACACGCACACTTGAGATCGCTCCCGGGGAAGAAGTCGACATTTCCGTTTCAGGAAAAGAGGTGTTCGCTTCTACAACTCCAGACAATATTTTCGAAACGTTGCAGAATATTTCGACTGCAATGAAGGATCCTGCGATAGAGATAGATTCAAATGATGTTGAATCTCTCCAGGAAGTTATGGATACCGTGAGTTCGACGCGGGCAGATGTGGGGACCAGAATCAACCGCCTCGAGTCCGCGGTGTCCTATCGGGAGAAAGCCGTATTGGATATGAAGGAATTTTTATCCGACTACGAAGACGCGGACATCGTTGAGGTTTCCTCACAATTGATGCAGCAAGAGACCTCTTTGAAGGCCGCCTTGGCCGTGACCACGAAAATCGGGCAATTGTCGTTGCTTGACTATATGTAGGAATGTGGCGCATTCTTCCCTGGCCAGAATCGAGACAGAGCCATGGAAGCCAGGGAGGGCCTATGCTGGTTATTACGCGCAAGCCCGGTGAGGGATTTTTGATAGGTGATGATATCACCGTGCGCATACTGGAGGACAATGACGGGCGGATTCGGGTCGGAATAGAGGCGCCGAAGGAAAAAAAAATATACCGCGAAGAAGTCTACGAGCGAATCCGTCAGGAAAACAAACACGCGAGTCAGTGGCAGGCCGATGACTGGCGGAGTTTAGCCCAGCAGCTCGTGAAACCACCGAAAAAGGCGTCCAGCAGTGGAACAGATTGAGACCAGGTTTGGGTGGGTTGAGTACACCCCCGAAGAAATCGTTCATTTCCCTGAGGGCCTCGTGGGATTTGAACAGTTACGGCGTTTTGTAGTTATGCCCCGTGAAGAGGATGAGCCCTTGGTATGCTTGCAAAGTGTGGATGAGGGCGCATTTGCTTTTCTTCTTGCGGACGTCGGGCACTTTTTCCCGTCGTACACGGTGCGTGTTGCTCAAGCTGAGCGGCAGGTCCTCGGAGTGGGTGCTGATGCGTCCGTTGTTGTTTTGGCTATGATCACTGTGCACGGGGATGACTCAATCACTGTCAATTTGGCAGCCCCAGTGTTATACGCCCCGGACACCAAGTGCGCTTTCCAGAAGGTCTTAGAGACAACAGAGTTTTCCACCCGTACGCCACTTCCAGTGCACAAAGAAGGAGAAGAGCCAGAAACGGTTTCCTCGACTGGCGCGTAATCTTGTTCCCTTTTGTGAACGGCAATTTCCGGCGGGACCATAGTGGTTCGCCGGTTTTTTTGTTTGGTGGCAGAGGGCGGGCAAGAAAAAGAGCCGGTGGTCCGGCATTCTACCCGGTTTGCTTTTGTCAGGCTTGACCGCCCCGCATGGTAGCGATGTTCGTTTACCCCAAGTGGGCTGGAACGTGAAGTTTACTCCCGATTTCGTTTATAAACCGATTCTCGAATCTCCCTTCTTTCTTCATGCGTAATACGCACCAATTCAAACTCTCTCCTCTATCCCCCGGCCCGCCTGAAACGCGGCCAGTTTGCCTGGATCGAGGACGCCGACGCTGACCTGCAGCGTTTGTCCGTCAGCCGCGCTACGCCGCAGCCAATTGGCGAGTTCCTTGCGCAAATCTTCCTCGGCAACACCGTATTCGGTTCCGGCTTGGCCGACAGGATTGTCGATCACGCCGGAATTGATGAATGTCCAGGCCTGACCCTGTTTGCCGATCACGCCGGTATGACCCCGATTCGGGGTCGAGAAGGACAGGACCATGCCCGGCTCCAAGTTACCGCTGAGTTCGGCGAACAAGGCGTCGGCTTTGGCCTGCGGGTCTTCGGGCGGATGGAAGGCGGCTTGATACACATGCCGGCCCGAGGCGCTGATGAGGCCCTCGCCGGTCAGATAGGCGTTGCTCGGGCGCCCTTCCTGTTCGGCCTTGGCCATTAAGGCCTGCTGCAAACCTTCCCGGCCGCCGTAGTCCACGCCGAGGTCCTTGAGCCCCTGCACAACCAGTTCATAGCAGTCCATTTGGTTGTAGGAGTTGCCGCAATACGCGGCCACGGCTTGGTTGAGTTCGGGCAGAGTCTGGCTCGAGCCGGCGTGCTGTGTGGCTTGCGCCGTATAGGGCTCGCTGAAATCAAAAGCCGCGGCCAGAAAGCGCTCGGCGCCAGCAGCACGGAACAGGGAGGCGGCTGAAGCCGGTTTGCTCTGCTCTGGCTGCGTGGAAGCGGGCGTCGCGGCTTGGGGCGGGGCCTGGTCGGGTGCGCCGGCTAGGGCAGGTGGGGAGGCAGAAGGGTGTTCCTCGGGTAGCGAGCTTGGGGCCGCAACGGCAGTTGCGTGGCTGGGGACCTCTTGGCCCCAGACGATCTCCTGGGTCGCTGTATCGAGATAGATCGTCTCGCCGGTAGTGATGTGTCGGAAGTCCTTGGTCTGGTTGGCTTGGCTGTGGACGATGTCCCAGACCTGCTCCCGGGTGGCGGGGTTTTGGACCAAGAGATGGGAGACTGTCGGCGCGGCCCGGTTTAGGCGACCGAGGGCAACCAGATTTTCATTGGTCACCTCTGCCTTGCCTGGCTGAACCGCCGATGTCGGCTGGGCCTCGTCCAGGAGGCGTTGGAAGCGGTCCGTTGACGATGAGGCCGAAGCCTTGGATGCCGGAGCCTGGGGTTGGGCTGGTTGTGTCTGCGCGGAAATGTACAGACCGTCCATACGGGAGTCCTTGCAGTAAAGTTTCGGTGTTCGGATGTCCTGGTTTTGTATCGGTTGGAAGGGGGAATTCTTTATCGGTCGGGGCAGGGGGGCGGTAAATGGTGGACGGTCGGCGGCAAGGCAAGAGAGCCCGAGGTTGAGCTGGGGGTATTGGGTTTTGTATAGGCCCGGTGGAAGGTCGGCTTCAGCTTTGCCGGAGCCGACCTACGTGTTGGTAAGCTCCGATGGCAGGTGGTTTTTGTGGTGGACTCGGGCTGGGTGTATCAAGAATCCGGCGCTGGTCTTGGCGAGCAGCATATTGGGAATATCTCAGCACAGTAGGGACGATCGCGTAGGTCGGCTGAGAGCGGAGCGACAGCCGAGGCAAGCGTGGGAGCCATACCCAGTTGGGTTTAGGGTCGTCATTACGATCTTTCTCATCAAGGTGAGAAATACAAAAACCTGGGCTCAAATTTCAACACAACGTGCGAGTTCTTCCGAGGGCGCCTGTCAAATTATTGTCTTCCCTGCGGCGTTCCGATCCTTCCGCGAAGGTCACATATGAAAAAAAGAATTTTTGCGATAGGCTTGTCGGCAGTGGGCTGGAGACAGCGGAGCATTTCGCGAAATCCTGAGGGCGTTTTGCAGCGCCTCGTGACAGACAAACCATAGGCTCTCCCGGGAGCACGGCGAAAAGCCATTGACCGAGCTCGGATTTGCACCCGGGGAAAAGTATAGTACCACGATTTCGTGATATAGAAGCTGCTACACTGGGCCCGTTTGTAAAACTGGAAAAGCACGCTCACTGCCAGTTCTTCGTCCCGCTAATACAGCCCCTTTGTGCTTGGCGAAAGTGGCTTGTTTTGCATATGGTCAGGGAGGTGGCCAGCGCCCGATGGAGGGCGAAGCGGCTGGCTTTGAGGCCTGTGGTGCCTTTGGGCGAAGCGCCGAAAAGCCTGGACGACCCGGTTTTTGTTGACGGCATTTTGACACGGTCGAAGGCAACGATAAGCGGGGGCATGGAAGAAAAGCAACGGAGCAGGCCGTTGAAAATGTCCCAATGGCAGCAAAGATGTAAGACGCTCCACCCCTTTCGTACGAATACGTACGCTGCAACCTTGAACTTTGTGTCGCCGTCCCTTGGGATTTTTGAACGACCTGCGTTATAAAGTCTTTTTCAACAATCAGTTAGGCGTGGAGGCTGAGTCCGGCTGAAGGAAGGTGAGCAGGAGGGATCGCCATGGATGTATAGCTCTCGGCGGCTTGCAGGAGGAGTTCCAGGTCGGAAGCCTCGAGTCTGTCCGGCCTTTGGGAGTTGGCTTCTGTGGCACGCTGGGGCCCGGCAGAGGGGGCGAGTTCACTCAGTGGCGCCACATCCGATCCTGCCGAAACACCAGCGGCGACACGCCCTGTTCTCTCATTTGCTACAGAAGTAGAATCCGGGGCTTCGCTGTGTTCTTCTTGCCGCAACTCCGCTCGAGCCTCGCTTTCCATGGCCCGGGCCTTGGATGCGACAATAGCGTCCTGCGCCGAGGGCTCGGCCGGGGCGGTGGCAGAACGCTGTATGGCCTGGGCCTTTTCAATAGTCGCTTCAGGGTTTCCTGGCACTGGCGAGACGTCTATGGAAACTTCACCGCCCACGGCGTACATCTTGCCGTCCGGACCAATGCGGTAGGAGTAGCTGGCTCCACCACTGACATACGGCCCACCGGCAGCGATATGGGCCTGCTCATGAGTTTTAACTTCCCGGTCCCTGGCTTGGAGTTGATCCAAAATCTGACGCTCAGCCCGACTCATTTGCGCGCTGGCGGTTGTCGGGGGGTCGCCCTGACTGGTTTCCTGGGCCTGCTTGGAGAGGTGGACTTTGTCTCCGTGCGGAGAGGGAGGAGAGGCCGACTGCGGTGATAGATTCGGCCGGAATGTCGGAGTTGCCGAAGGTCTACGCGAGGCGTCCTGGGAGGTACTGCCAGAAGGCGGCGCCACTGGGAACTCGTTTGGCGTCGAACGCATTGAGCCGCTGCTCATTTGAGTTGCGGCATTCGTATTGGCGCTCATGCGCAAAAAAGCATTGAGGGAGGAAATACCCTGCATGGCTCACCATGTCGCTTGCAATGTATGTCGATTGTTTTTTTCGTAGGCAGTTTCGGGGGTGCTGTCAATGTCCGGGTGCCCATAGGTGACGGAGGATGCGATACTAGCAACCCTCTGTCCTGCGGTGTCGGTGAGGATGACACACGAAGGGCCGGAAAACCGGTAGCGCCCCGAAACGACAACTAGCCTGACACATGGGGATGGTCCGGAGTTGCTGTTTCGTTGCAACAGTATGTTATTGACTCAGCTCAAGAGGTTTTATTGAGGGAGGGCCTGAAAGCTCGGAAGCCGAATGAAAAAACGTCTGCCTAGTGGAGAAAGGGTTATGAGTCTTTCAGAAGAGAGGGGTGGCTTGATATTTGCTTAGCATGCTGATTAGGCAGCATGCTGCGTCGAGAAAAACCATGCTCATTT
The sequence above is drawn from the Desulfohalobium retbaense DSM 5692 genome and encodes:
- a CDS encoding rod-binding protein; the encoded protein is MGLGIDPRIGISQLRQADTNSAEQLKQTCQKFEAFFLQSMFKSMRAAVPEGGLIERSNGQQWFEEAFDVEVAQSVSTGRGVGLAEALYGEMAGGPDSSGDAGSGFLGSY
- a CDS encoding ISL3 family transposase, whose product is MLVSQLTKLTLDIQGFRVGRVQGDTSGITVDIAPDRRHLLFCSRCGSAAKYRDTLTSRYFRHVPLWGIPVWLRYSPRRVRCGHCGVKVEYFPWSTGKHRFTTAFAHFLASWARLLPWKHVAQLFGCSWGTVAAAVDQIVEYGLAHQDLSNLTHIGIDEISREKGQVYLTNVYDLNTSRLVWSGEKRTKATITNFFTSLGPSKIDKLEGVCCDMWEPYTQVIQDKAPKATMVFDKFHIVRHLNEAVDQVRRDEIREKGQKHKDLVKDTRYIWLKNPWNLTDKQASRLNALEKLNLKINRAYLLKESFRQFWSYECRTSAKDFLDKWFWWATHSRLKPMRNFAWMLRRKEENILSYFDMPISNGSVEGLNNKAKVISHRAYGFRSAKNYIRNLYHCMGGLPEPQIMHRFV
- the flgM gene encoding flagellar biosynthesis anti-sigma factor FlgM, with the translated sequence MTIKIDGDPRITQLQGPRKANRIQEVPKPEKSQPSDSVQLSADVQQASETERAARVQELKAQVENGTYQPDMNKVAASLLTHIAKGE
- a CDS encoding flagellar protein FlgN, with the protein product MSSPDSRLSRLQRVIDVTREEREAAKSLDWQALEAATQIKTDLLATLEDETVPLTDAERDAAEMVRLETQRNAYFLSFTLQWVQDSLDLIQGSPEPPAYGYGGDVIESRSSGSLVNGKV
- the flgK gene encoding flagellar hook-associated protein FlgK, coding for MAGILSALHLGQTGMAASQKALEVVGNNVSNVSTEGYSRQTIESSALPTLQRGGLSFGQGVEVSSIERESNMFILERLRAAADQLGNAEAKASPLTDLERILSIDEGGLSDSIDDFFGAWQDLSLNPGGETEREIVLRSAEVLQTEFNQKMTSLDKLRQSIDSELNTQIAGINAKLGQVAKLNATVQQGLAVGKNPNTALDQRDVLLQELAQRLGATAVEGDNGAVSVQLAGGQTLVQDTSAFTLQAANSGGVVQDFSLEIGSTTIDLSREDFGGGFGGLLNVRDEVVTGVQDEMVNLRSSLIQAVNGQHTQGTDLDGDTGNNFFEPVTHFKSASFGTKTAPANTTGSDSDVKVEFSDGTDKSITIPDGTTFEGVAEAINDANVGVKATVAGTSGDYELRIASTDPDTTITTITNPSSNLQSPLLSWTQDGGGGDSGLQLAIENTGDIAAGESDAPGDNRNAQKMAGLKNEKMVNGRYTAIDFYGKVAADVGVAGQQNDFNRSSFQNTVDQLEARRQEISGVSINESMIKLQRYQKAFQASAQYLTTADEMMQTLLNIKR
- the flgL gene encoding flagellar hook-associated protein FlgL, giving the protein MRVTLASSFQFMQTEIGRINEKTADLQKQAATGKKINEVSDDPTAVRPILNYRTQIESSDRYTRNMDAAKTGLKNYDYQLGRAFDLLVQAKEQTVAAGNGALRDEDMATMGKIVEGLREELLGVANSQSDGRYIFAGYEEDTKPFADDGTFNGDDNTRTLEIAPGEEVDISVSGKEVFASTTPDNIFETLQNISTAMKDPAIEIDSNDVESLQEVMDTVSSTRADVGTRINRLESAVSYREKAVLDMKEFLSDYEDADIVEVSSQLMQQETSLKAALAVTTKIGQLSLLDYM
- the csrA gene encoding carbon storage regulator CsrA → MLVITRKPGEGFLIGDDITVRILEDNDGRIRVGIEAPKEKKIYREEVYERIRQENKHASQWQADDWRSLAQQLVKPPKKASSSGTD
- a CDS encoding flagellar assembly protein FliW produces the protein MEQIETRFGWVEYTPEEIVHFPEGLVGFEQLRRFVVMPREEDEPLVCLQSVDEGAFAFLLADVGHFFPSYTVRVAQAERQVLGVGADASVVVLAMITVHGDDSITVNLAAPVLYAPDTKCAFQKVLETTEFSTRTPLPVHKEGEEPETVSSTGA
- a CDS encoding putative metalloprotease CJM1_0395 family protein — translated: MRSTPNEFPVAPPSGSTSQDASRRPSATPTFRPNLSPQSASPPSPHGDKVHLSKQAQETSQGDPPTTASAQMSRAERQILDQLQARDREVKTHEQAHIAAGGPYVSGGASYSYRIGPDGKMYAVGGEVSIDVSPVPGNPEATIEKAQAIQRSATAPAEPSAQDAIVASKARAMESEARAELRQEEHSEAPDSTSVANERTGRVAAGVSAGSDVAPLSELAPSAGPQRATEANSQRPDRLEASDLELLLQAAESYTSMAIPPAHLPSAGLSLHA